From Stegostoma tigrinum isolate sSteTig4 chromosome 4, sSteTig4.hap1, whole genome shotgun sequence, a single genomic window includes:
- the LOC132209562 gene encoding LOW QUALITY PROTEIN: adhesion G-protein coupled receptor F1-like (The sequence of the model RefSeq protein was modified relative to this genomic sequence to represent the inferred CDS: substituted 1 base at 1 genomic stop codon) has protein sequence MDSEAEKVIAKDEEIPCFHENYGITNYNTFAEIPCENEPGVLKIRCGKNGTYEQEYAFCISEEINEILEQGNYYASRLISVLTDSAELILSLPDHQSEQSFVMPDSSPEPSKSQKFEDAPTWIDILPTTTTFDGNLLINGLILTVTINVNDSIKVKMTFSKRNRMLDFNSAMCVFWDFEGRGAWNNTGCKPEINEENITCHCNHNTSFSMLMSPVTNDSPALSYITRIXVAVSIGSLLIAIVIEAIVWKHVTKNKTSYTRHVGILNIAVNLLVADIWFIVASAVEPETQACTAATFFIHFFYLALFFWMLTLGLLLGYRLLFPFHHLSKSGMTGISFAIGYLPPLLISIITIGVTFPRDSYTREGACWLGWETEYPLLAFAIPALVIITINIIILMIVIFKLLQPTNGDRSSANQDREAFKQIVGSIVVLTPILGLT, from the exons atggacagtgaggctGAAAAGGTCATCGCCAAAG ATGAAGAAATACCATGCTTTCATGAAAATTACGGCATAACAAATTACAATACCTTCGCAGAAATCCCCTGCGAAAATGAGCCAGGGGTCTTGAAAATCAGATGTGGAAAGAATGGAACATATGAACAAGAATATGCTTTTTGTATATCGGAAGAAATCAACGAAATTCTTGAG CAGGGAAATTACTATGCCTCTCGATTAATCTCAGTTTTAACTGATTCAGCTGAATTAATACTGTCGCTACCTGATCACCAAAGTGAACAGTCCTTTGTGATGCCAGATTCATCACCTGAGCCCTCAAAATCTCAAA AATTTGAAGATGCACCAACATGGATTGACATTTTACCCACTACCACAACTTTTGATGGCAACCTTTTGATTAATGGTCTCATCCTGACAGTAACAATAAACGTTAACGATTCTATTAAAGTCAAGATGACCTTCTCAAAAAGAAATCGTATGCTAGATTTCAACAGTGccatgtgtgtgttttgggattttGAAGGAAGAGGAGCGTGGAATAATACTGGCTGTAAGCCTGAAATCAATGAAGAAAATATCACATGTCACTGTAATCACAATACATCCTTTTCAATGTTAATGTCTCCTGTTACCAATGACAGCCCAGCTTTGAGTTATATCACCAGAATCTGAGTTGCAGTCTCAATTGGAAGTTTGCTAATTGCCATTGTTATTGAGGCCATAGTGTGGAAGCATGTGACCAAAAATAAAACCTCATATACTCGCCATGTTGGAATTTTGAATATTGCAGTAAATCTGCTGGTCGCTGATATATGGTTCATTGTGGCTTCAGCTGTAGAACCAGAAACACAGGCTTGCACAGCTGCTACTTTCTTCATTCATTTTTTCTATCTTGCCTTATTCTTCTGGATGTTAACCCTGGGCCTGCTGCTCGGCTATCGTTTACTTTTCCCTTTCCATCATCTCAGTAAATCAGGTATGACAGGAATATCATTCGCCATTGGTTACCTGCCTCCATTGCTAATCTCAATCATCACAATCGGGGTTACCTTTCCAAGAGACAGTTACACGAGAGAAGGTGCCTGCTGGCTTGGCTGGGAGACCGAATACCCTCTGCTTGCATTTGCTATTCCGGCATTGGTTATAATCACAATCAACATCATCATTCTGATGATAGTCATTTTTAAGCTGCTGCAACCAACAAATGGGGACAGATCCAGTGCCAATCAGGACAGAGAAGCATTCAAACAGATTGTGGGAAGCATTGTAGTGCTGACCCCAATCCTCGGACTCACCTGA